One genomic window of Pirellulales bacterium includes the following:
- a CDS encoding alpha-E domain-containing protein, whose translation MLSRVAESVFWMNRYLERADNVARFIDVNENLTLDLQGTLTEQWAPLVYTTGDHELFFARYGESSREKVMHFLTFDPENSNSILMCVQRARDNARAIRDIISSAMWEQINRFYLMMRDAARSTSVESIRHTVEQVKLHSHLIQGVTETTMSHGEAWHFGRMGQLLERADKTSRILDVKYYILLPDSRDVGTPLDVVQWSALLKSASALEMYRKRKGRMLPSNVAEFLILDIDFPRSLRFCLVRSEQSLHQITGTPPGSFNDRAEQHLGRLRSSMDYTSIDDIIQQGLHEFIDSFQSELNRAGDAIHTVFFALPPQPSMNGQQQSMA comes from the coding sequence GTGCTGAGCCGCGTTGCCGAGTCTGTCTTTTGGATGAATCGCTATCTCGAGCGGGCCGACAATGTCGCGCGATTCATCGACGTCAACGAAAACCTGACGCTCGATCTGCAAGGCACGCTGACCGAACAGTGGGCTCCGCTGGTCTACACCACCGGCGATCACGAATTGTTTTTCGCCCGTTACGGCGAATCGTCGCGCGAGAAGGTGATGCACTTTCTCACGTTCGACCCCGAGAATTCCAACTCGATTCTGATGTGCGTGCAACGGGCGCGCGACAATGCCCGGGCGATTCGCGACATCATTTCCTCGGCAATGTGGGAACAAATCAATCGCTTCTACCTGATGATGCGCGACGCAGCCCGTTCAACCAGCGTCGAATCGATCCGCCACACCGTCGAGCAGGTCAAGCTCCACAGCCATCTGATTCAAGGCGTGACCGAAACGACGATGTCGCACGGCGAAGCCTGGCATTTCGGCCGCATGGGCCAGCTCTTGGAACGGGCGGATAAAACCTCGCGAATCCTCGACGTGAAGTACTACATCCTCTTGCCCGACAGCCGCGATGTCGGCACGCCGCTCGACGTGGTGCAATGGTCGGCTCTCTTAAAATCGGCCAGCGCCCTGGAAATGTATCGCAAGCGCAAGGGGCGAATGCTGCCGTCGAACGTCGCCGAGTTCTTGATTCTCGATATCGATTTTCCCCGGTCGTTGCGGTTTTGCCTGGTGCGCAGCGAGCAATCGCTGCATCAAATCACCGGCACGCCCCCCGGCTCGTTCAACGACCGTGCGGAGCAGCATTTGGGCCGGCTGCGATCGTCGATGGACTACACCAGCATCGACGACATCATTCAGCAAGGCCTGCACGAATTCATCGACTCCTTCCAATCGGAACTGAACCGCGCCGGCGATGCGATCCACACCGTCTTCTTCGCCCTGCCGCCGCAACCATCAATGAACGGACAGCAGCAGTCGATGGCATAA
- a CDS encoding flavin reductase family protein, with protein sequence MLIDVAETDPQTVYRALVGVVTPRPIAWVTSIDRQGRANLAPFSFYNTFGGTPPVVVFSPNRKLDGSKKDTLRNIAETGEFVINAAVAELAEQVNLSSTGLPHGESEIELTGLTATPSLKVKPPRIQESPVHLECRLLQILQIGAAPQSANLVIGQVLLMNIDDRILDARGRIDPRKLRAIGRLGGSYYTQSDDPFEMQRPPSGQ encoded by the coding sequence GTGCTGATCGATGTCGCCGAAACCGATCCTCAGACCGTTTATCGTGCGCTGGTCGGCGTGGTGACGCCGCGGCCGATTGCGTGGGTAACCAGCATCGACCGGCAAGGGCGAGCCAACTTGGCGCCGTTTAGTTTCTACAACACGTTCGGCGGCACGCCGCCAGTGGTGGTCTTTTCGCCGAACCGCAAGCTCGACGGCAGCAAGAAAGACACGCTGCGCAATATCGCCGAGACTGGCGAGTTCGTGATCAACGCCGCCGTGGCCGAATTGGCCGAGCAGGTGAATCTCTCGTCGACCGGCTTGCCGCACGGCGAATCCGAGATCGAGCTGACCGGGCTGACCGCCACCCCATCGCTCAAGGTAAAGCCGCCGCGGATTCAAGAATCGCCGGTCCATCTCGAATGCCGGCTGTTGCAAATTCTGCAAATCGGCGCGGCGCCGCAATCGGCGAACCTGGTCATCGGCCAAGTGCTGCTGATGAACATTGACGACCGCATTCTCGATGCCCGCGGCCGCATCGACCCGCGCAAGCTGCGCGCGATTGGCCGCCTCGGCGGATCGTATTACACGCAAAGCGACGATCCGTTCGAAATGCAACGCCCGCCGTCGGGGCAATAA
- a CDS encoding CBS domain-containing protein encodes MLLQDILRHKGNAVHTIRPQATLDELVRSLVQRNCGSLVVTESDSSAPMLGIITERDVLRACAAHPGGLGAVKVADAMTIDVTTGSPSDSVEDTMGVMTEERIRHLPIVDRGRLVGIVSIGDIVKAHHDNLTLENHYLKSYINGEEDSVSAAVAVKARPR; translated from the coding sequence ATGCTTCTGCAAGACATTCTTCGCCACAAGGGCAACGCGGTTCATACGATCCGCCCACAAGCCACGCTCGACGAATTGGTGCGCTCGCTCGTGCAGCGCAATTGTGGCTCGCTCGTCGTGACAGAATCCGATTCCTCCGCGCCGATGCTCGGCATCATCACCGAACGCGATGTGCTCCGCGCCTGCGCCGCGCATCCGGGCGGGCTGGGAGCGGTCAAAGTCGCCGACGCGATGACCATCGACGTCACCACCGGTTCGCCGAGCGATTCGGTGGAAGACACGATGGGCGTGATGACCGAGGAGCGAATCCGCCATCTACCGATCGTCGATCGCGGGCGGTTGGTTGGCATCGTTTCCATCGGCGACATCGTGAAAGCACATCACGACAACCTGACGCTGGAAAACCATTACCTCAAGTCGTATATCAACGGCGAAGAGGATAGCGTCAGCGCGGCGGTTGCCGTGAAGGCCCGGCCACGCTGA
- a CDS encoding ThuA domain-containing protein: MSHRWFSAGSSCMAFSTSLLLVASLASFGDAGAQAAEEGRPIRALLVCGGCCHDYAQQKEILTKGISERANVEFTIAYDPVATKEHKNPVYDSPDWAKDFDVVVHDECSGKVTDPETIDRILKPHRGGLPAVVLHCGIHSYGRDAWPKMTPWFEFTGLPSTAHGALAPIAIHFVDESSPITKGMADWTTIREELYNNAAGKVLDTAHGLARGKQTTKDKSGKSTTANYVVVWTNFYRGKTRVFATTIGHNDQTVADPRYLDLVTRGLLWSVDKLDDAHLKRVKKSSAEPSQAGR, encoded by the coding sequence ATGTCGCACCGTTGGTTCTCGGCTGGTTCATCTTGCATGGCCTTCTCGACTTCGCTGCTCTTGGTAGCCTCGCTTGCGTCTTTCGGCGATGCCGGGGCGCAAGCGGCGGAGGAGGGGCGGCCAATCCGGGCTCTCTTGGTCTGCGGCGGCTGCTGCCACGACTACGCCCAGCAAAAGGAGATTCTTACCAAGGGAATCTCCGAACGGGCAAACGTCGAATTCACGATCGCCTACGATCCCGTGGCGACGAAGGAACATAAGAATCCGGTCTACGATTCCCCCGATTGGGCGAAGGATTTCGATGTGGTCGTTCACGACGAATGCTCCGGCAAGGTGACCGATCCCGAGACAATCGATCGAATCCTGAAGCCGCATCGCGGCGGATTGCCGGCGGTCGTGCTCCATTGCGGGATTCACAGCTACGGCAGAGATGCATGGCCGAAAATGACGCCGTGGTTCGAGTTCACGGGCCTGCCGAGCACGGCCCACGGCGCGCTGGCGCCGATCGCTATTCATTTCGTCGACGAATCGAGCCCGATCACGAAGGGTATGGCCGACTGGACGACGATTCGCGAAGAGCTTTACAACAACGCGGCCGGGAAGGTGCTCGACACGGCCCACGGGCTGGCTCGCGGCAAGCAAACCACGAAGGACAAGAGCGGCAAATCGACGACCGCCAACTATGTCGTGGTGTGGACGAATTTCTACCGGGGCAAAACGCGCGTGTTTGCCACCACCATCGGCCACAACGATCAAACCGTTGCCGATCCGCGCTATCTCGATCTGGTCACGCGTGGTCTGCTATGGTCGGTCGACAAACTCGACGACGCCCACCTCAAGCGGGTGAAGAAATCTTCCGCCGAACCATCCCAGGCCGGGAGATAG
- a CDS encoding cupin domain-containing protein, with amino-acid sequence MAEHAAPRIEAQNARSRREFVGLAAASLAGAAIAGYGQPSRGAETESQGRPVASDLGPQSKSLDARNPDSYVPPASDHGEVQSFWNSFSVSHRRIQTGGWTRQVNVNDFPIAKEMAGVNMRLTAGGIRELHWHSAAEWALMLSGNARLTTFDFEHRPFVGDVAEGDLWYFPAGQPHSIQGLGPDGCEFLLVFDDGKFSEGDTTLLTDWALHTPREVLGKDWSVSQAALSGISGLPPEGKYIFQGKIPGTLADDKKAAAHSRKLSPEAFTFRLQNTLPAKKTGSGEVRIADSTNFTIATNIAVAWVKVKPGGLRELHWHPNSDEWQYYLQGKGRMTVFFNAGKARTADFGPSDVGYVPRTLGHYIENTGTTDLIFLELFKAQRYQDFSLSDWITHTPPELILDHLPIDQKTLDGIPRSDFAVVPP; translated from the coding sequence ATGGCGGAGCATGCTGCACCGCGGATCGAAGCTCAGAATGCCCGCTCACGGCGCGAATTCGTCGGGCTCGCGGCCGCGTCGCTTGCCGGCGCAGCGATCGCCGGTTATGGGCAGCCGAGTCGCGGAGCGGAAACCGAATCGCAGGGTCGGCCGGTCGCTAGCGATCTCGGCCCGCAGAGCAAATCGCTCGACGCGCGGAATCCCGACAGTTATGTGCCCCCCGCCAGCGACCATGGCGAAGTGCAAAGCTTCTGGAACTCGTTTTCCGTATCGCATCGCCGCATTCAGACGGGCGGTTGGACCCGGCAGGTGAACGTGAACGATTTTCCCATCGCCAAGGAAATGGCGGGGGTAAACATGCGGCTAACGGCAGGCGGAATTCGCGAATTGCATTGGCACTCAGCGGCTGAATGGGCGCTGATGCTCAGCGGCAATGCACGGCTGACGACGTTCGATTTTGAGCACCGCCCGTTCGTCGGCGATGTCGCGGAGGGAGATCTTTGGTATTTCCCCGCCGGGCAGCCGCACTCGATCCAAGGCCTCGGGCCGGACGGCTGCGAATTCTTGCTCGTGTTCGACGACGGCAAGTTTTCCGAAGGAGACACGACTCTTCTAACCGATTGGGCGCTCCATACTCCGCGCGAAGTGCTTGGGAAGGATTGGAGCGTGTCGCAAGCGGCGCTCTCAGGGATTTCCGGCTTGCCGCCGGAGGGGAAATATATTTTTCAGGGCAAGATCCCCGGCACGTTGGCCGACGACAAAAAGGCCGCGGCCCATTCGCGCAAACTCTCGCCGGAAGCGTTCACTTTCCGATTGCAGAACACCTTGCCGGCGAAGAAAACCGGGTCGGGCGAGGTGCGCATTGCCGATTCAACCAATTTCACCATCGCCACGAACATCGCCGTCGCGTGGGTCAAGGTGAAGCCCGGCGGATTGCGGGAGCTTCATTGGCACCCCAATTCCGACGAGTGGCAATACTATTTGCAAGGCAAAGGGCGGATGACGGTGTTTTTCAACGCCGGCAAGGCGCGCACCGCCGATTTCGGCCCCAGCGACGTGGGCTATGTGCCCCGAACCTTGGGCCATTACATCGAAAACACCGGCACGACGGATCTGATTTTCCTGGAACTCTTCAAGGCGCAGCGTTATCAAGACTTCTCGCTTTCGGACTGGATCACGCACACGCCGCCCGAGCTGATCCTCGATCATTTGCCGATCGATCAAAAGACGCTCGACGGAATCCCGCGATCAGATTTCGCCGTCGTCCCGCCGTGA